The genomic window tgcCACCTCTTCTAGTTCGTGAAAACCTTAGTGGTGCCCTGGTAGCTCCCTCCCTGtgcatctttctcctttttaactATCTATCCCCACTTCCAAGCCACCACAGTCATGAGGGATTCTAGAAACCAAAGACGTCCCTAACAGAGTACAGGCCAGCACGTTTGCCACTGAGCATTGTTGCCtgagaatttatttattcaacaacgAATGTTTGAGTGCCATGCTTAGTTTTGGGATCCACTTGTGCCCAAGATGACTGAGGGCCCTGTGCTCATGCAGTGGTGGCGGGGGAGGCAGGTAGGGATGGGGAAGAAAGAAGATAATTCTGTGTCCTTCAAGCTGCTGGGAAACGGACTGCCGCCGAGGGACTCTCCTGGGCCCTTTCACCGCTTTTCACCTCTCACCCACATTCTGGACTCCCAGCTGAAGCGGCCAAAGGACCAGCTTTGTCAGCAGAGCTTTCAGGCAGAGAGCCCTGTGCTCCCTCTGGCCCAAAGCCCTTCCTCCAGTTGCTTAAACTGCCCTCTGGCCCAGGTTGCGTTCCACACACAGCTGCATGGATAATTTGTCCTCTGAGGGCAGAGGCCACTTCTTTGTAtacttcccttcctctccattactgtcttatattttaaaagtctaggTTGGGTTAATATTAAATGCATCGCATTTTATATTACTCCTTTTGGGGGCTCCCTGCTtgcctcccctccctttcctgaCTCCTCACTGCCTGGTTTATTATATCACAGAAACAGAATTGACTCCCAAGGATCTGCCATAAAGCTCCATTTCTCCCCACCCCTCGCCTCTTCCTCCCATTGCCCACAGCGTACAACTCAGTAGAGAGGTAACAATAGATAGAGTTCTCCCAACAAGGAAAATAGGTTGTGTCTTCCTATTACCCATTTTAATTAAAAGGCCCTCCTTAGACAGCCAGAAACCATGGCTTACACCACAGTCCATCATCTTTGAAGCCGCCGATTAGAATTTGGGCTCCTGCCCGACTTGTTGCTAAGGAAGGGTTGGGAGGTGACGGTCCTGGGTTGTCTGGATGCTGTCGATGTAACAAAATCTTGGTCGACACTGTCCCTTTTCCAGACCAGACAAAAGCTGGTTGGCTTTCTTGCTGCATGTTCTGGTGGCATCTTAGACCAGGTAGAGGTCCGTAAACTTTCTTGAGATCTAGGAATTTACAGAGGTTGAAATTCCTCCCCCAGAGGCAAGATTGTTAAGGAGTCAACCCCCAGCTCCGCTTCTCTTTGTCACTGAGAGCAATTTATCTTCATAATCAAAGGGTAGTACGTTTAGGTGAACTCTGTTCAGGTTTAAATCTTACTGTTCAAGATTCCCTCTTGACAGTAGATAATAAGTGATGAGGGAAATAGGGTGAAAATGGTCCCACAGGACCTTCTGTGGAAAAGGAGCCAAAGATTATAGAACTTTGGAGCTTATGAGTTTAGTGACAAATATCCCAACACCTTCTTTCTGGAAAAcagattttttgagaaatatgttACAGAACTGATACTTCATGGCTCCGGAATAGCAACTCCGAGCCTGGGCCTCCAGCTCTGCGATCCACCGCCTAGTTGGCTAAATCTCCTTACAGAAGTTAGCATATGCCCAGGGGACCCTGGGTCAAGTAACCATGGCAACCAGCTGAgcagctctctcttcctctctgccctcctctcgcTGGGAGGTGTCAGTAGTGTTGTCCAAGGCTCCCTAGAGCTCCTGGGATCGCTTCTGCCAGAGGACACGCTCTGCGGCCTGGGCTCAGAGGGACGGAGGCAGCATCCACCGGAGTGAGTGTGAGGGTCCTGGGACGTCTGCCTTCCCTGGCTTGTTTCTGAGTTAAAGGGAAGAAGTTGAGGGTGAGGGTCTCCTGGGAATTTTACTGAGGATGAAGAGGGCTACAGGGAGACCGCTGAGGAGAGGTTACTCAAGGTGAACGACCAAGAGCGCAGAGCAGGTGCTCTGGGGCCACCACCTTTGCCAGAACGCAGCTGAAATAGCTGGTTTTAAGAGTGACTGTTTCTCACCTGGTTGAGCCAGAGGGAAGGACTGGTGGATATGCTTCCTTAAAAAGAGGAATTAacgcagaactttttcattaaaaaaaagactaaatctGAAACTTAGTCTTTTAGTCTCTTTTGGACTCTCATCTAAAAGCCCCTCGACTTCATCTAAAACCTCATATCTCTCAAAGCtaccttcatttttcatttcttacccTGAACCCTTGTAAGAAACATCAGTCTTGACAAGTAGGCTGTGGGGCAACTCATTCCTGGGGGACTCGAAGGAGTGGCCACTTGTCCAAGATATTTACCCTCCAACCTAATGCCTTCTGTTCAGGAATCTTGAGCTCCCGGGCAGCCTGGGCCCAGTTGGTGGCCATGAGAGGTAGGGGACTGACCCTGTGGGTCTCAGGCTGAGGGCTTTCTGACGGGCCCTCTGCTTTGCAGCTTCAAGAGCTACAATGGCAGTCAACAAGGACCTGGCCTTGCTGGAGGGAGACCTTCCTGTGAGTAATGTGGGCTGATAGGGGACGGGGTGGACAACCGAGGATGTCGGGGGTACAGGGAGGGCAGGGTCAGGGGAGGCAGAACAAGATACATCTAGATTAAAGTCGTAGATCATTGACCATCGTGTCCTAGTTATTGTTGCCCTCACTTCCTTTTGCAGGGGGCTGTTAGAGGATCTGGGAGGGAGGATGCCTATTAAAAACTAAGCACCTTGgagaaaaaggacagaaataCTGGCTGGGAGGGAAAGGACAGGAAGGGGCCTACTGTACTCTAAGCCCTGATGCGGAAGCCACGCTCTGTGTACCCAGGCAGAGAGTGCCCAGTCCTGATCCACGGCACTCTGTAAGTCCAGGGCCATCGTTCATGTCGTAGTCCATGTAAATGGCACCTCTTGGAGTTACAGAGTGCACAGCCCCTGCAGCTGTACGTGGGGAGGGGTTGGAGGGCAGTGTGTCCAGTGGTGTGGGTCTGGCCTGGTTTTCACTGTGACTTGGAGTGGTTTGACACTCTTAGGTGTATCTGATGCCTCCTGGCGAGGCCTCTCTGATTTAGGCACAGTTCAAACAGTGAAACTTAAAAATTGTGAACCCGTACAATACCCACCTTGTCCTGTTAGGCTTTAACTAACTTTTGCACTAGGAATCGCCATGGCAAGTTCTGTATCGAATCATAGAACACGGAGAAGCATAAAATGGTCAAGTGCACAGTTAAGCCATCCTGACGGATGGTGGCTTATTCCCTCCTGGGACCTCCCTCCCTGTTTGGCTTTGCCTGAAACAACTCTGAAGTCTCTGTCCAAAATGTTCAAGAAGAGGTTTTCTTGTTTACGGTCATAATCTTTTTTCAGTTCAAATTTCAAACTCACCTGCAAGACAAAAAGCTAGACTATTGCAGCCTGCTGTCCAGCGAGTCTTCTGACTCAGCCTCCTACGAATGGAAGAGGCTGGGTCTTCGCCTCCAGGGCAGAACCTGCGAGAGCGGCATATTCAAAGCTACAGAGAGAGCTCAAGCGGGAGTCAGACCGGGGGagttttctccttttactttttatgtgGAGAATTCTTAACATTTGTAAGAGTAGACGGAAGACTATGATACCCTTCACTGGCCCCAACAACCACGAATCCACGGCCGATCCCGCCTCATCCTCACCCCCATCCATTCCCCCCCTTTGTGGTATTTTGGAGCAAATCCCAGATGTGCCATTTCAGGCCTGAGttggatcctggctctgccacttactagctgtgtgatcttggctaagtcacttcatgtctctgagtCTTTGCCTCATCCTCGGCTAAGTGGTGGTGATAATGCTGACCTCAGAGGGTTGCCGTTAGAATTAAATGGGGTCATGTGCACCAAAGCACCCCATCAGAGCTGGAGCATGGTGGCACTGAGTAAATGTTTCCCTCTGTGTCGCTAGAGTCCATGTTCTTTTACTCAAAGACTAGTGTTTCTTCACTAAGATTCCTACGTGACCTGAAGTTTCGTTATTATTAAGAAAGGCAACACCAAAGTGTAGCGTGCCCAGAGGAGGGGATCACAGACGAGCGTGCTGAGCTGTTTGTAGGCTGAGTGAGGAACTGGAGCTATTTAGCAAGGAGAAGGGACCACTAAAGGGAGACACATTTGCCTTCAAATATGCGAAGGGCCAGCCCACAAATGATGAAATAGATTTGCTCAGTGTTGTTCCAGAGGGCAGAGGATCGAGCAGAGGGTGGAGGCAGATTTCAGCTCAGCAGTGCTGTCCAATGAGGGGCACAGGTCACTCTGTGAGGGGTGAGCTGCATCCATGGAGACGTCTGAATACAGGCCGACCAGAGACGCTCTGGGAAGCAGCCTTGTTGCAGAGGCCCCTGGAGAACTAAGATTCTGTGGTTCTGAACTTACGCCTTCTGCTAGGTGCAGCCCTGACAGTGCTGCATTTATTCAACTGACCTTACTCTGCAGGCTCTAGGCGAGGCCCTGGAAACACCAAGATGACAGTCTCCCGGGCGAGAGACAAGTACGCACATGATCGCAGCACCATGTGACGAAGCTGGAGACAGCCCAGGGAAGGAAGTGGTGGCTTCTGATGTGAGGGAGGAGAGTCAGGAAGCTTTGCAGAAGAAGTGATGGCATCTCACCAGACAGAAGGccatgggaggggaggggagcattcTGGGCAGTGGGACAGCATGCACAGGCGGGGAGGCAGTGTCCCAGAAAGACCACAGAAACGTTTAGATGAAGCCACCAATCCAAGGTGGACGAAAACTCTAGACAGATATGCTGACATGCTTGCTCTCTACCAGGGGTGGGCTGGAAGGCCCCTGGAGGATGGAGATGGCCTCAGCAGCTCTGCAAAGCCTGGACTGTGACCAGGAGAGCATGGAAGGCTGGCTCTTGTTTTTCCTGTGGGCATCCAGAGACCTCGCTGGCCTGGGTCCCTCCTAGGTCACTTGGACCCTGGCTAGCCCCACCAGTGGGCTCTGTGACCCTCAGCCCACTCTCCTGGGAGGTGGGAAAGAAAGGGCGGACAAGCTGAATGCCTTTCCTCCTTCCACGCCAGGAGCAGGAGAACGTGCTGCAGCGGGTCCTGCAGCTCCCGGTGGTGAGCGGCACCTGCGCGTGCTTCCAGAAAACCTACACCAGCACCAAGGAAGCCCACCCCCTGGTGGCCTCTGTGTGCAATGCCTACGAGAAGGGCGTGCAGGGCGCCGGCAGCCTGGCGGCCTGGAGCATGGAGCCAGTGGTGCGCAGGCTGTCCACCCAGTGTAAGTCCTCGTGGCGCTCGGAGGCTGCCTGCCCTTTCACCAATGCTCACTGCCTGCCTGCCAGTCTGTCTGTCCACCCGTCAGTCTATCTGGTCATCTGATAGCTTGCTTGTCTGTCTGCCTTTTTACCTGTCTGCCTGACTGCCTACATCTCATGACTTGGTCTTCTCATTACAGATATGGATGGatgtagatgtagatatagatagagATCTCATCTATAGATGCCTCCTCTAGAGCCCAGCTGACATTTTCCTAGGATAGCAATGATGGGCCAAAGAATTGGCAAGGGGAAGGGATGGGCAGAGCTATGTGGGCGGTGGTGGGAATGGGGCCCGTGGCAGACCAGACACCCACTTTAGCTCCAAATCCAGCATCAGCATCCGCAGGAACTAGCAGAGTCTGGCACAGAGGCAGGGGCAGTGGGCACGAGTGTGGGCCTCGCAGGGCTGGAgagagggtgagggtgaggggaaTCCCTCTGGGCCCAGCAGCTGGTGGTACCAGCTCTTGACAGGCAGGGGCAACAGAGAGCTACCAGCCAGATCCCTGGAGGTGGAGGACAAGGGTCCATGAGGACCTCACTAGACCTGCCCTGTTCAAAGTGTTCTGCCCATTTGAAAATATGCCTCCAAGGCACAGCTCTTAACAGGCCTGCGGGAAATTCCAGCAGCACTAAGAAGTCTAGGACCTCCCACCATCTCATTAGAGATCTCATTAGAGAAATAGGCATATCTGAGGATTCTGCACAGCAGACAGGAGAGGACAGATGCAAAGAAGACCCAGGCCCTGAGCCAGCCCTCCTGCCTGCAAGCTCCTTAAATAATTTCCCTGGTTCTCATTTTGCCCAATCAGAAGATGGCCAAGTCGTCTGGGCTTTCTGCTACTTGagaattttgtaaagaaaaataggATCTCTGGAGAAAGAATATATGGAGGAGTATATGCAAATATCCTTGCAAACTGCTCTCCGTGGTTGCAAATGCAGAGCGCACATCCCCAGCAGCCCCTGGGCAGTGTCTTCTGGAAGCACTCACATCTTCTGGCGCTGGCCCTGCTCTCTGGGGGcagctcctttctcctccctgtgACCCTCTGCCCACTGTTGACGCTCTCACTCCTAGAGGGTAAAAGGGAGGGCCATGGACAGTCTGGGACCTGGACCGCTGTGGCTGGGGGCTGGTCACCTCCAGAACTAAGTGCACCAGGCCTGGTCCCACCGAGGCCCGCCCTAGGGCCCTGCCGCCCCTCCCCTCACACCTCTGCTGTCCTTTCTCATGCTCCTCCAGAGAGCCCGGGAGGGAGAGACCAGTATTTGTTGGTGATTCACATGGTTTCCGTCACTTTCTCCTCGCAACAACCCTGCAAGTTGGGCCCCATTAGtccacattttacaaaagaggaaccCGAGCGTCAGGCAGGTTGTGACTTGCCTGAGCCACACGCTGCAGGTGCAGGCGCTGGGCTCTGAGTGCAGTCGGCCGGCCTCCAGAGTTCCTGCACCCAGAAAGCCACCAGCCTGGTCTCAAGGAGTCGCAGCAGACGGGGCTAAAGGCGCAGAGGGCCTCAGGTCCCGAGCTGCTCTGgaggcagcagggctgggggtCTGAGGGCTCCCGGGCACCTTCCTTGGCACAGAGGGCACTGCTAGTTCTCACGGTGGAGGCAGGGCTCACCCCCCATGGCCCTTCTCTTCCAGTCACAGCTGCCAACGAGCTGGCCTGCCGAGGCCTGGACCACCTGGAGGAGAAGATCCCAGCCCTCCAGTACCCTCCTGAAAAGGtgagcccctccctctcctccaccatGCCCCACACTCTGTCGTCACTGCctctggaggaaggagagggcgTGAGCTGACGATGCCATAACTGTGCGTCTTCCATTTCTGCGGGGAGGGCTGCCCCTAAGGCCAGGCAACgtgccccttcctcctcctgggggCCACACGGAGGCAGGCTTTTGGGGACCAGCAGCACAAGCCCAGAGGCAAACTCGAACAGGAGCTTGGGGTGGGTCCCACTGCTCCTGATACCCCATCCACCAGGACCCCCCAGGGGGCTGCACAGGACCACCTGACAACTACAGCCACCTGAGAGATGGGTCACACTCCTCAGACCGCAGGACTACAGGCCCATGTCCTTAAGAGCCAGCCCTTCACGGGCCATAAGCCTGGAAAAAGCACTTCACTTGGCTGTACATTCACTGGGTATCTGCGTTGGAAAGGGCCGTGTCAGGTGCTTCTGGGGAATAAGCCTCCATCTCCTACTTATCcatcccactgagccctgcccCACGCAGCTCGTGATTTAGGGAGCCCTCTCACTTCATCCTCTGGGACCAGGtgcttatcctcattttacaactgAGCAAACTAGTGATTTTCCCCCGGGCAGAACTTGTAGGAAGATCACCCACGTCTATAAAGCAATATAAACGCAGATGGGTGTGTGCACGGTGTTctgagggaaggatggaggaCACAGCAGAGGGATGTAGAAGAGGAGATGCCTCCTCTGCAGGAGGGTATCAGGATAGGCGTCATCAAGGAGATGGCCTTTGGGGCATCCTCACAGGATGGTTAGGATCTCGACAGGCAGAAACGGGGTGAAGAGGCCAGTGTCTGGGTGGTCAGCACAGGGCGGGTCAGAGCCTTTCCCTTTAAAGCTCAGCTTAATCCAGGCGCCCAAATATTGCCTTCCTGGAAGCTGGGCTCAGGGCCCACCAGACCCACGTGCCTGACCCTCCTTCCCGCTCCCCCAGATCGCCTCTGAGCTGAAGGACACCATCTCCACCCGCCTTCGCAGCGCCAGGAACAGCATCAGCGTCCCCATTGCCAGCACCTCAGACAAGGTCCTGGAGGCCGCTCTGGCCGGCTGTGAGCTCGCTTGGGGGGTGGCCAAAGACACTGCCGAATATGCCGCCAACACCCGAGTGGGCCGGCTGGCCTCTGGAGGGGCCGACTTGGCCTTGGGCGGCATTGAGAAGGTTGCTGAGTTCCTCCTCCCGCCAGCGGAGAAAGAGTCAGGTATCTGCCACTAGGGGGCTGGCAGACCCGCCCTGGGGAGCGAGTTGGCCTCCTCTGTTGCATGGGAATTAGCAAAATCGGCAAGTGCTCATCCCACAGGGGAGGCCCCGTGGGTGGGTTTTTCAGATGGATCTCACCTCATTTAGCCCCCTCCACATTTGTAAGTGGTGAAGCCAGTTGCTCAAGTCACCAGCAAGCTTGTGGTGGAGCCAGGACAACCCTTTCCCAACCCTAGACACCCCCGGcttgccccagcccctctctgacCTGTCCTCCCTTCTTTTGTCCCAAACTCCTACCCAGCCGCTGCCCCAGGACACCAGCAGGCCCAGGAGCCTCCCAAGGCCAAGGCCAGCCTGGTGAGCAGGGTTGGGGCCCTGGCCAACACCCTCTCTCGGCACGCCTTCCAGACCACAGCCCAGGCGCTGAGGCAGGGCCACGCCCTGGCCATGTGGATCCCTGGTGTGGCGCCCCTGGTGAGTGTCTGCCCTGCACGTGGACTGACCCCAGGCCTGGGAGCCAGGCGGGCCTCCTGGTCCCTCCCATCTCCCGCCTCtgtcccgggaacatctcttccagcCTGGGCTGGGACGTTAGGTCTAGGAACAGGGCACAAAACCCTTTCTGGTGGGAAGAGCCCCAGCTGGGCCACATCCCTAATGGCCCCCATGTTTCTGATCTCCCTTCTAGAGGCTTCTAATTTGCATCCCACTGCACCCGAGGTAGGGCTGCCTCTTCTAGGCCCAGGTGGGGCTACCTCCCCCGCGCACCGCCCCCATCTCTCTGTGTATTTTAGCAGAGATAGCCCGGATCTTTTCATAAGAAACTAaggccaagaaaagaaataaaaacaacatcaaAAGATAAAGCCCAGCAAACAAGATAACCACTCTCAGCCGTCATTTGGGTGAGACTTTTCAAAGTGTCGTCAGGCCTGGCGCGTCCATTCCAGCAAGTGTTTGCTGAGAAGCTGCTGTGCGGGTTCTGTGGTTCCCATGGGCACACAGGAGTAGTAGTTCCCTCTGTCACCTGCACTGGGGGTCACTCACCAATGGGGCTGAATGAGACTGACTCCCCGGCCTGGCCTGGCCCGTGGGGAAGAGGGCCCACAGGCCACACAACCTCAGGGGCGCCACCCTTCACATGGAATATAACAGGGTCCCCTGACATTGTATAATAGGGCGGCCTTCTTTGTGGGGCTCCCTGGGGGCTTGGGATGAGCCGGGCTGTGCCTCAGGGGATGCCAGCCCCCTGCCCAGGTGGGTCTCCTCCCACGGGACACCCTGGCCCACCTGGTGTTCTCACTCTCTAAAGATCTGCAAGGAGCATTTTCTAAAGCTACACCTACGTATCCCCCATGACCTAGCAACCCCACCCAACAGAATTGAGAGCTTATGTCCCCCAAAATACACGTCAACAATGTTCCATCAGCTTTATCCTtagccaagaactggaaacaacacagatgcccatcaacagtagaatgggtAAATTGCAGTATatttatgcaatggaatattacacagaaatgaaaaagaaggaaccACTCCAATGtgtaataacatggatgaatctcacaaccTAATGTTGAAGGAAAGAACCTCTTCATGGACGACATGCATTGTATGAGTCCGTGTGTACAGAGTTCAAACATGGGTAAAACCAATGCATGTGGTCACCCCTGGAGGGTACTGACCGGGTCAGGGGCCCAGGGAGGCTGCTAGGGTGTTGAAAATGGTCTCTATCTCGAGCTGTGGCGGGTGCATAGGTGTGGACCTGTAAAAACCCACAGAGCTGTTCCCTAAAGATGTGTGCACTTTAGTGTACGTAAGTTATCACTCAGTGAAAAGTTTCAAGAACAGTCTGCGGGGGCCAGGCCCTGCTCACCTCCCCACCCTGACCCGGGGGGTGAGGGACTCTGGCTGCTGGTCCCGCCGGCCTCTGGCAGGGGCGTGAAGCCAGACACCTGCCCGCTTCGCTCCCGCAGAGCAGTCTGGCGCAGTGGGGCGCGTCCGCGGCCATGCAGGTGGTGTCCCGGCGGCAGA from Equus asinus isolate D_3611 breed Donkey chromosome 2, EquAss-T2T_v2, whole genome shotgun sequence includes these protein-coding regions:
- the PLIN1 gene encoding perilipin-1 encodes the protein MAVNKDLALLEGDLPEQENVLQRVLQLPVVSGTCACFQKTYTSTKEAHPLVASVCNAYEKGVQGAGSLAAWSMEPVVRRLSTQFTAANELACRGLDHLEEKIPALQYPPEKIASELKDTISTRLRSARNSISVPIASTSDKVLEAALAGCELAWGVAKDTAEYAANTRVGRLASGGADLALGGIEKVAEFLLPPAEKESAAAPGHQQAQEPPKAKASLVSRVGALANTLSRHAFQTTAQALRQGHALAMWIPGVAPLSSLAQWGASAAMQVVSRRQSGVRVSRRHSLMGSQEEDHEDQADTAGEETEEEEESEAEENKLGEGAAQPSPQGLLGSVAHGLQKALQGTISAVTWAPAAVLGTAGRVLHLVPARPASSTKGRAMSLSDALKGVTDNVVDTVVHYVPLPRLSLMEPESEFRDIDNPPAEAERREAERRASGAPPAGPEPAPRPAQPRGSLRPSRRPSAPPGPGPEDRADPPAAPRPPFPAAPREKPTRRVSDSFFRPSVMEPILGPAQYSQLRKKS